A single region of the Vibrio chagasii genome encodes:
- a CDS encoding aldo/keto reductase — protein sequence MTWGLQNTQQQADQQIEYALSQGINFIDTAEMYAVPPSPDTYGKTEAIIGDWLSRNPKRRQELIIASKIAGPGLPWVRNGGPITGEAVIAAVDASLKRLQTDYIDLYQLHWPNRTTPHFGKHFPSQIRFSDIARQQHEAEMLEILQALASCIKAGKIRHVGLSDDSTWGINTYLKLAEKHDLPRMVSIQNEFSLLHTKDWPYLIENCVHEDVAYLPWSPLAAGMLSGKYIDGARPEGSRWTYMQRKGIFRDTELANEAVKGYVEVANAHGFTPSQLALAWCNQVDGVTSTIIGATTMEQLKENIAAFSKPLSEEILTDINTVFKRYPVPY from the coding sequence ATGACTTGGGGGCTGCAAAATACTCAACAACAAGCTGACCAACAAATCGAATACGCATTAAGCCAAGGTATTAACTTTATTGATACGGCAGAAATGTACGCAGTGCCGCCTTCTCCTGATACCTATGGCAAAACCGAAGCGATTATCGGTGACTGGTTATCACGCAATCCAAAGCGTCGCCAAGAGTTGATCATTGCCAGTAAGATTGCCGGCCCTGGCTTACCTTGGGTCCGTAACGGTGGCCCTATCACAGGTGAAGCGGTGATCGCCGCAGTTGATGCATCACTAAAGCGTTTGCAAACAGACTACATCGATCTGTACCAACTTCACTGGCCAAATCGCACAACACCTCACTTCGGTAAACATTTCCCGAGTCAGATTCGTTTTAGCGACATCGCCCGACAACAGCATGAAGCTGAAATGTTGGAGATCTTACAAGCTCTAGCAAGCTGTATTAAAGCAGGCAAAATCCGCCACGTTGGTCTATCCGATGACAGCACTTGGGGCATTAACACTTACCTCAAGTTAGCCGAGAAGCATGACTTGCCGCGTATGGTCTCTATCCAAAATGAATTCAGCCTGCTACACACGAAAGACTGGCCATATTTGATTGAAAACTGCGTGCATGAAGACGTCGCTTACTTACCGTGGTCACCTTTGGCGGCCGGTATGCTTAGTGGCAAATACATTGATGGCGCAAGGCCGGAAGGCAGCCGTTGGACTTACATGCAGCGCAAAGGCATTTTCCGTGATACTGAATTGGCTAATGAAGCAGTTAAAGGCTACGTAGAAGTGGCAAACGCTCATGGATTCACGCCGAGTCAGCTCGCCTTAGCATGGTGTAACCAAGTGGATGGCGTTACCTCAACCATTATTGGTGCAACCACTATGGAACAGCTCAAAGAGAACATAGCAGCGTTCAGCAAGCCGCTTTCTGAAGAGATTCTGACTGATATCAACACCGTCTTTAAGCGCTATCCTGTACCGTATTAA
- the pepT gene encoding peptidase T, with the protein MEKLVERFLNYVTFDTKSDPSNPQCPSSAGQITFAEVLKSELIALELVDVSLDKNGYLMAKLPSNVDYPVPAIGFVAHMDTAPDASGANVKPQVIRDYQGGTIELGTSGESLNPSQYPDLDALHGHDLITTDGTTLLGADNKAGIAEIISAISYLKANPEIKHGDICIGFTPDEEIGRGADLFNVEKFGAEWAYTIDGGSVGELEFENFNATSADVICHGVNVHPGTAKGKMVNSMNIAAQFQLMMPSQETPECTEGYEGFYHLKSAEMGVARSELGYIIRDFEREGVEARKAFMQQKVDELNERLEKGRVELVLTDSYFNMKEMVEPHQHIIELAKQAMIECDVEPMIKPIRGGTDGARLSFMSLPCPNIFTGGYNFHGIHEFITIQGMEQAVKVIVELSQRTAVHYQK; encoded by the coding sequence ATGGAAAAGCTTGTAGAACGTTTTCTGAATTACGTTACTTTCGATACGAAATCCGACCCTTCTAACCCACAGTGCCCAAGTTCAGCGGGTCAAATCACCTTTGCAGAAGTCTTAAAATCAGAATTGATCGCATTAGAGCTAGTTGATGTCTCTTTAGATAAAAATGGCTATTTGATGGCGAAACTGCCGTCGAACGTCGATTATCCAGTACCTGCGATTGGGTTTGTCGCGCACATGGATACCGCTCCTGACGCATCAGGTGCGAACGTGAAACCACAGGTGATTAGAGATTACCAAGGCGGAACGATAGAATTAGGTACAAGTGGTGAGAGCTTAAACCCAAGCCAATACCCAGATCTTGATGCTCTTCATGGTCATGACCTTATTACAACCGATGGTACTACTTTGCTTGGTGCTGACAACAAAGCGGGTATCGCTGAAATCATCAGTGCTATCTCTTACCTCAAAGCAAATCCTGAAATCAAACACGGTGACATTTGCATTGGTTTCACGCCAGACGAAGAGATTGGTCGTGGTGCGGATTTATTTAATGTAGAAAAGTTTGGTGCCGAATGGGCGTACACCATTGATGGCGGCTCCGTTGGTGAGCTGGAGTTTGAGAACTTTAATGCCACGAGTGCTGATGTTATTTGTCACGGCGTGAACGTTCACCCAGGTACCGCAAAAGGTAAGATGGTGAACTCGATGAACATTGCTGCGCAGTTCCAATTGATGATGCCATCACAAGAAACGCCAGAATGCACTGAAGGCTATGAAGGTTTCTACCACTTGAAGTCAGCTGAAATGGGTGTCGCTCGCTCTGAGCTTGGCTACATCATTCGCGACTTTGAGCGCGAAGGCGTAGAAGCGCGTAAGGCATTCATGCAACAAAAAGTGGATGAGCTAAATGAGCGTCTTGAGAAAGGCCGTGTTGAGCTGGTGCTAACCGATAGCTATTTCAACATGAAAGAGATGGTTGAACCTCATCAGCACATTATTGAGTTGGCTAAACAAGCGATGATCGAATGCGATGTGGAGCCGATGATCAAACCGATCCGAGGTGGTACAGATGGTGCTCGCTTGTCATTCATGAGCTTACCATGCCCGAATATCTTTACTGGCGGTTACAACTTCCACGGTATTCACGAGTTCATTACCATTCAAGGCATGGAACAGGCGGTGAAAGTGATTGTTGAACTGTCACAACGCACAGCCGTTCACTACCAAAAATAG
- a CDS encoding RNA methyltransferase, with protein sequence MISKNQLKLLRALGQKKQRKAHGLFLVQGEKNVLELFNSDLVVKNVFATAGFLSENHASLIEFDCVEASLDDLTKASTLVSNNAAIAVVEIPKVELPQATGLMIALDGVSDPGNLGTIIRVADWYGIKHIVASSDCADPYNPKTISATMGSFGRVHVSQTDLPAYLEQANLPVYGAFLEGESVHKTDFTANGILLMGSESHGIREHAAKFVTDKITIPAFGGAESLNVAMATGIILDNMRRQHS encoded by the coding sequence ATGATTTCAAAAAACCAATTAAAACTCCTTCGTGCTTTGGGCCAAAAGAAACAACGTAAAGCCCACGGCCTGTTTCTAGTTCAAGGTGAAAAGAACGTTCTTGAGCTATTCAATAGTGACTTAGTCGTGAAGAACGTCTTTGCTACTGCTGGTTTCTTATCTGAAAATCACGCATCACTGATTGAGTTTGATTGTGTTGAAGCCTCGCTAGACGATCTAACCAAAGCGAGTACTTTGGTCAGTAACAATGCGGCAATTGCCGTGGTTGAGATTCCAAAGGTTGAATTACCACAAGCGACAGGCTTGATGATTGCGCTTGATGGTGTATCTGACCCGGGCAACCTAGGTACGATCATTCGCGTAGCAGACTGGTATGGCATTAAGCATATCGTTGCGAGCAGCGATTGCGCTGACCCATACAACCCTAAAACGATCAGTGCGACCATGGGTAGCTTTGGCCGAGTACACGTAAGCCAAACAGACTTACCGGCTTACTTAGAGCAAGCTAACCTGCCAGTTTACGGCGCGTTTTTAGAAGGTGAAAGTGTTCATAAGACTGACTTCACTGCAAATGGCATTTTGCTGATGGGCAGCGAGTCTCACGGTATCCGTGAACATGCGGCTAAGTTCGTGACGGACAAAATCACCATTCCAGCATTCGGTGGCGCTGAATCTCTAAACGTAGCAATGGCGACAGGTATCATTCTTGACAATATGCGTCGTCAACATAGTTAG
- a CDS encoding NAD(P)/FAD-dependent oxidoreductase — MIRLTEIKLPLDHEESAIQEAIEAKLGINSDQVISFNIFKRGYDARKKSKILLIYTLDVLVENEAELLEAFISDPHVKVTPDMEYKFVAKALENQTERPVVIGFGPCGLFAGLVLAQMGFNPIIVERGKEVRERTKDTFGFWRKRTLNTESNVQFGEGGAGTFSDGKLYSQVKDPKHYGRKVIEEFVAAGAPEEILYVSKPHIGTFKLVTMIEKMRASIIELGGEIRFSTRVDDLHMEDGQITGLTLSNGEEIKSRHVVLAVGHSARDTFEMLHDRGVYMEAKPFSVGFRIEHKQSMIDEARFGPNAGNPILGAADYKLVHHCKNGRTVYSFCMCPGGTVVAATSEEGRVVTNGMSQYSRAERNANSAIVVGIDPERDYPGDALAGIRLQRELESGAFVLGGENYDAPAQKIGDFLKGRDPSALGDVQPSFTPGIHLTDISKALPDFAIEAIREAIPAFEKKIKGFSTPDGLLTGVETRTSSPVCIKRGKDFQSINLKGFYPAGEGAGYAGGILSAGIDGIKVAEALALSMVEQNQAEKIELIK, encoded by the coding sequence ATGATACGTTTAACCGAAATTAAACTTCCACTAGACCACGAAGAGTCTGCCATTCAAGAAGCGATTGAAGCAAAGCTTGGCATCAACTCAGATCAGGTTATCTCTTTTAATATCTTTAAACGTGGCTACGATGCTCGTAAGAAATCAAAGATCCTGCTTATCTACACGCTGGATGTTCTCGTTGAAAACGAAGCTGAGCTATTAGAAGCCTTCATCAGCGACCCACACGTAAAAGTGACTCCTGACATGGAGTACAAATTCGTGGCTAAAGCGCTAGAAAACCAGACTGAGCGTCCTGTTGTTATCGGCTTTGGCCCTTGTGGTCTATTTGCTGGCCTAGTGCTTGCTCAAATGGGCTTCAACCCAATCATCGTTGAGCGTGGTAAAGAAGTTCGTGAACGTACTAAAGATACTTTTGGTTTCTGGCGTAAGCGCACTTTGAACACGGAATCAAACGTACAGTTTGGTGAAGGTGGCGCTGGTACATTCTCTGACGGTAAGCTATACAGCCAAGTAAAAGATCCAAAACACTACGGCCGCAAAGTAATCGAAGAGTTCGTTGCAGCTGGCGCACCAGAAGAGATCCTATACGTAAGTAAGCCGCACATCGGTACCTTCAAACTGGTTACCATGATCGAAAAAATGCGTGCTTCTATTATCGAACTAGGTGGCGAAATCCGCTTCAGCACTCGTGTAGATGACCTTCACATGGAAGATGGTCAAATCACAGGTCTAACACTTTCTAACGGTGAAGAAATCAAATCTCGCCACGTTGTACTAGCTGTTGGTCACAGTGCTCGTGATACATTTGAAATGCTGCATGATCGTGGTGTTTACATGGAAGCGAAGCCTTTCTCTGTTGGTTTCCGTATCGAACACAAACAATCAATGATTGATGAAGCTCGTTTCGGTCCAAATGCAGGCAACCCAATCCTTGGCGCTGCGGACTACAAACTGGTTCACCACTGTAAGAATGGCCGTACTGTATACAGCTTCTGTATGTGTCCAGGTGGTACTGTGGTTGCTGCAACGTCTGAAGAGGGCCGCGTAGTAACAAACGGCATGAGCCAATACTCTCGTGCAGAACGTAACGCAAACAGCGCAATCGTTGTTGGTATCGATCCAGAACGCGATTACCCAGGTGACGCGCTAGCGGGTATCCGTTTACAACGTGAACTAGAAAGTGGCGCGTTTGTACTAGGTGGTGAGAACTACGATGCTCCAGCACAGAAAATTGGCGACTTCCTGAAAGGTCGTGATCCAAGTGCTCTGGGTGATGTACAACCATCATTCACACCGGGTATCCACCTAACAGATATTTCAAAAGCGCTGCCTGACTTTGCAATCGAAGCGATTCGTGAAGCAATCCCTGCGTTCGAGAAGAAGATCAAAGGCTTCTCTACTCCAGATGGCCTACTAACAGGTGTTGAGACTCGTACGTCTTCTCCGGTATGTATCAAGCGTGGAAAAGACTTCCAAAGCATCAACCTGAAGGGCTTCTACCCTGCTGGTGAAGGTGCAGGTTACGCAGGTGGTATCCTGTCTGCTGGTATCGACGGTATTAAGGTTGCAGAAGCACTTGCACTGTCTATGGTAGAGCAGAATCAAGCAGAGAAGATAGAGCTTATTAAATAA
- the fdxA gene encoding ferredoxin FdxA: MAFVVGDNCIQCKYTDCVAVCPADAFHEGPNFMVINPIECIDCGLCVPECDAQAIFQEDELPEDQKIFIEVNAELAEIWPVQTEVKPAMDDAEKWNGVPDKLAMLEK, from the coding sequence ATGGCATTTGTCGTAGGCGATAATTGTATTCAATGTAAATACACAGACTGTGTGGCAGTGTGTCCCGCAGATGCGTTCCATGAAGGCCCAAACTTCATGGTAATTAACCCGATCGAATGTATCGATTGTGGTTTATGTGTACCTGAATGTGATGCTCAAGCGATCTTCCAAGAAGACGAACTGCCTGAAGATCAAAAGATTTTCATTGAAGTGAACGCAGAACTTGCTGAGATTTGGCCTGTACAAACAGAAGTAAAACCAGCAATGGATGATGCGGAAAAGTGGAATGGCGTGCCTGATAAGTTGGCAATGCTAGAGAAATAA